A window of the Candidatus Paraluminiphilus aquimaris genome harbors these coding sequences:
- a CDS encoding DUF971 domain-containing protein — MTQDAPESIKYHRSDRTLEITFPGEASVSLSAELLRVLSPSAEVQGHGPGQEVLQTGKAEVGITAIEPVGHYAVQISFDDGHSSGLYTWTYLAQLASERQILWQRYLEKLDDAGASRDPSTDIVRVIG, encoded by the coding sequence ATGACTCAAGACGCACCAGAATCGATTAAGTACCACCGTTCAGATCGTACGCTTGAGATAACGTTTCCCGGTGAAGCGTCAGTCAGTCTATCGGCTGAGCTTTTGCGAGTGCTCTCGCCTTCTGCGGAAGTGCAAGGTCATGGGCCCGGTCAAGAAGTGCTGCAAACAGGGAAGGCGGAAGTGGGTATTACGGCAATCGAGCCTGTCGGGCATTACGCCGTGCAAATAAGTTTTGACGACGGGCATAGCTCCGGCCTGTACACTTGGACGTATTTAGCCCAACTAGCGAGCGAGAGGCAGATACTCTGGCAACGCTATTTAGAAAAACTAGACGATGCCGGAGCGTCTCGCGACCCCTCAACTGACATTGTCAGAGTCATTGGTTAG
- the ubiB gene encoding 2-polyprenylphenol 6-hydroxylase, translating into MRRAFKFLLTGRKYQLGDLVPAGGSGSGLLRWVLAGSKTPRHDASKGERLRLALQELGPVPIKFGQLLSTRRDLLTDDLADELSLLQDKVAPFDSALAAASIERELGKSTDTLFREFDCEPLAAASVAQVHSVTLPDGESAVIKVLRPAIEKQISADIRLLKRLAKVINGLSDDFKRLRLPEVVEDYETTIMAELDLRHEAANASLLKKNTSKRKLVYVPAVFWDYSSPRVMVSEKISGIPVGNIPALNEAGVNMKVLAERGVEIFFSQVFDDCFFHADMHPGNIFVDASDPQAPTYIAIDCAIVGQLSRGDQYYVARNLLAILQRNYRLVAELHVESGWVPAATRVQDFESTIRMLCEPIFDRPLHEISLGHMLVNLFKAAASFDMRVQPQLVLLQKTLLNIEGLGRQLYPELNLWDTAKPFLEDWLKRQYSPMNVVRQLQRDAPAFVHHASQLPEVIPQFLAMQRQSLKAEQPQQKPSPLPTLLIGGGIAAVGIALVSMPESPSLALSGVAVAVVGLFLQRQ; encoded by the coding sequence ATGAGAAGAGCGTTTAAATTTCTACTCACGGGCAGAAAATATCAGCTGGGTGACTTAGTTCCAGCCGGTGGCTCGGGGAGCGGACTGCTACGCTGGGTCCTCGCCGGGTCAAAAACACCGCGGCACGACGCATCCAAGGGGGAGCGCCTACGCCTTGCTCTGCAGGAACTCGGACCCGTCCCCATTAAGTTCGGTCAGCTCCTATCCACACGACGTGATTTATTAACCGACGACCTAGCAGACGAACTTTCACTGCTACAAGATAAGGTGGCACCCTTTGACTCGGCGCTTGCCGCCGCATCGATCGAGCGCGAATTAGGAAAATCTACCGATACGCTCTTTCGGGAGTTTGATTGCGAGCCGCTCGCCGCCGCCTCGGTAGCGCAGGTGCACAGCGTCACCTTACCCGATGGCGAATCCGCGGTGATCAAGGTCCTACGCCCAGCCATTGAAAAGCAAATCAGTGCCGATATCCGCCTACTTAAGCGGCTCGCAAAAGTGATAAACGGGTTATCCGATGACTTTAAACGGTTGCGGTTACCGGAGGTGGTCGAGGACTACGAGACAACGATCATGGCGGAGCTTGACTTGCGCCATGAGGCCGCTAACGCCTCGCTCCTTAAGAAGAACACCAGCAAACGAAAGCTCGTTTATGTACCGGCTGTTTTTTGGGACTACAGTTCACCGAGGGTGATGGTCTCGGAGAAAATTTCTGGCATACCCGTTGGCAACATCCCCGCGCTCAATGAGGCCGGGGTCAACATGAAAGTGCTCGCCGAACGGGGCGTGGAAATCTTCTTCTCTCAGGTGTTCGACGACTGCTTTTTTCATGCTGACATGCACCCGGGCAACATTTTTGTCGACGCATCAGACCCCCAAGCCCCCACTTATATCGCCATAGACTGCGCCATCGTGGGTCAGCTCTCGCGGGGGGACCAGTATTACGTAGCGCGGAACTTGCTTGCGATTCTTCAGCGAAATTACCGACTGGTTGCCGAGCTCCATGTAGAAAGCGGCTGGGTTCCCGCCGCGACACGCGTACAAGACTTTGAATCCACGATTCGCATGTTATGTGAACCTATTTTCGATCGACCTTTGCACGAGATCTCCCTAGGGCACATGCTGGTGAATCTGTTCAAAGCAGCTGCGAGTTTTGATATGCGCGTTCAGCCTCAACTCGTACTCTTACAGAAGACCCTGCTCAACATTGAGGGTCTAGGTCGACAGCTTTATCCCGAGCTCAACTTGTGGGACACAGCGAAACCTTTTCTTGAAGATTGGTTAAAGCGTCAGTACAGCCCAATGAATGTGGTCCGACAGTTACAGCGCGACGCGCCCGCCTTTGTGCATCACGCGTCACAGTTACCAGAGGTCATACCCCAATTTTTAGCGATGCAGCGCCAAAGCTTAAAAGCGGAGCAACCACAACAAAAGCCATCGCCATTACCGACCTTACTCATAGGTGGCGGTATTGCCGCAGTAGGCATCGCATTAGTAAGCATGCCTGAGTCACCCTCCTTAGCGCTTTCGGGCGTCGCGGTCGCTGTCGTGGGGCTGTTCTTACAACGCCAATGA
- a CDS encoding SPOR domain-containing protein, giving the protein MPTTPKKSNRKRSTSTSATRRSSPTKKQSTPVGPLFNGSHVSGFTVGLIVGVIASLGVIGGINPSALPQSITAAPSVDEEANRQPSFTFFTTLEDESFSVSPAPSSTPIESKYTQYVLQAGSFRASADADRRRGELALLGLEAAVEEITTDTGTWHRVYIGPFESRSAMAKARSLTAQSDVDTLLLKRSQ; this is encoded by the coding sequence GTGCCCACAACGCCCAAAAAAAGTAACCGTAAGCGGTCAACTTCGACGAGTGCAACCAGACGCTCAAGCCCAACAAAAAAGCAGAGCACACCGGTTGGCCCGCTGTTTAACGGCTCGCACGTCAGTGGCTTCACTGTCGGTTTGATCGTGGGCGTTATTGCCAGCCTTGGCGTCATCGGCGGGATCAACCCATCGGCCTTACCTCAGTCAATAACAGCGGCACCATCCGTCGATGAGGAAGCTAACCGGCAACCCAGCTTCACCTTCTTCACCACACTAGAAGACGAATCCTTTTCGGTGAGCCCAGCACCGAGTTCAACACCTATCGAATCCAAGTACACTCAGTACGTTTTGCAAGCAGGCTCTTTTAGAGCATCGGCCGATGCCGACCGTCGTCGTGGGGAGCTCGCTCTATTAGGCCTAGAAGCTGCCGTTGAAGAGATAACCACCGATACAGGCACGTGGCACCGCGTTTACATTGGACCGTTTGAGAGTCGATCGGCGATGGCCAAGGCGCGAAGCCTAACCGCGCAAAGCGATGTTGACACCTTGCTCTTGAAACGCTCGCAATAA
- the argS gene encoding arginine--tRNA ligase — translation MKDQVVELIGGAVSQLLTDGVLTEGDIPTPQVDHTRDPSHGDLATNIAMVLAKRAGMAPRDLAAAIVERIPTNTVISRCDIAGPGFINFHISQASNIQIVEKILESGAHFGRTDDGAGKRVQVEFVSANPTGPLHVGHGRGAAIGDALCRLLDNAGWSVHSEFYYNDAGQQISNLALSVKARLDEIEPTDERWPKDGYQGDYIKEVARAYANCETVAAADRTIAASGNAEDLADIQAFSVAWLRREQDHDLKAFDVNFDCYFLESSLYTSDAVEHTVNTLIANGHTYELDDALWLRTTDFGDDKDRVMRKREGGYTYFVPDVAYHLNKWERGFERVINEQGADHHSTITRVRAGLQGLDKNIPDGWPDYVLHQMVTVMRDGEEVKLSKRAGSYVTLRDLIDEVGRDATRFFLTARAATSQLTFDIDLALSKSNENPVYYIQYAHARICSVQRKAAEQFDSWTPKSGLAHLDKLNQDEEQALALVLSKYPEVVAGATKRLEPHAVANYLRDVAAAFHSFYNAHKIIDDDVSLSLARLALAAATQQVIARGLHILGVSAPEAM, via the coding sequence ATGAAGGACCAAGTAGTCGAATTAATTGGTGGAGCAGTTTCACAGCTCCTGACCGATGGCGTGTTAACCGAAGGTGACATACCCACACCTCAGGTCGATCACACCCGCGATCCCAGTCACGGAGATTTAGCGACCAATATTGCCATGGTGCTCGCCAAGCGTGCGGGCATGGCACCTCGCGACTTAGCGGCGGCTATTGTTGAACGTATACCCACAAATACGGTTATTTCACGCTGCGATATTGCCGGTCCCGGATTCATCAACTTTCATATCTCGCAGGCAAGCAATATACAAATCGTTGAGAAAATTCTGGAGTCAGGCGCACATTTTGGTAGAACCGATGACGGAGCGGGGAAACGAGTCCAAGTTGAGTTCGTGTCAGCCAACCCCACCGGGCCATTGCACGTCGGACATGGACGGGGCGCAGCCATTGGTGATGCTCTATGTCGACTGCTAGATAACGCGGGCTGGTCCGTTCACAGCGAGTTCTATTACAACGACGCGGGTCAGCAGATCAGCAATCTTGCTTTGTCGGTCAAGGCGCGACTAGACGAGATCGAGCCAACGGATGAGCGCTGGCCAAAGGACGGTTATCAGGGCGACTACATCAAAGAAGTCGCCAGAGCCTACGCAAACTGTGAAACGGTCGCCGCTGCAGATAGAACGATTGCCGCCTCGGGAAATGCCGAGGATCTAGCGGATATTCAAGCGTTTTCGGTCGCATGGCTGCGGCGTGAGCAAGACCACGACCTCAAGGCATTCGATGTCAATTTTGACTGCTACTTTTTAGAGTCATCGCTTTACACCTCTGATGCCGTCGAACATACCGTTAATACACTCATAGCCAACGGTCACACCTATGAGTTGGATGACGCACTCTGGCTGCGCACGACCGATTTTGGCGATGACAAAGATCGGGTTATGAGAAAGCGCGAGGGAGGCTACACCTACTTTGTCCCTGATGTTGCCTACCACCTCAACAAATGGGAACGCGGCTTTGAGCGCGTCATCAACGAGCAAGGGGCGGATCACCACAGCACGATCACCCGGGTGCGAGCGGGCTTGCAGGGTCTCGACAAAAATATTCCCGATGGATGGCCAGACTACGTATTGCACCAAATGGTGACAGTCATGCGCGATGGTGAGGAAGTAAAACTGTCAAAGCGCGCAGGAAGTTATGTCACCTTGCGAGATCTCATTGACGAAGTAGGGCGCGACGCCACCCGCTTCTTCTTAACAGCGAGGGCAGCAACATCCCAACTGACCTTCGATATTGACCTTGCCCTCTCTAAAAGCAATGAGAATCCGGTCTATTACATTCAATACGCGCACGCTCGGATCTGTAGTGTTCAACGCAAAGCGGCAGAACAATTCGACAGCTGGACACCAAAGAGCGGACTTGCGCACTTGGATAAGCTCAATCAGGACGAAGAGCAGGCGTTAGCGCTTGTGCTGAGCAAATATCCCGAGGTGGTAGCTGGGGCAACCAAGCGCCTCGAGCCGCATGCCGTCGCAAACTATCTCCGCGATGTCGCGGCCGCCTTCCATTCTTTTTACAACGCACACAAGATCATTGATGATGATGTGTCACTAAGTCTTGCTCGTTTGGCACTTGCTGCAGCGACACAACAGGTGATCGCACGGGGCTTACACATTCTTGGTGTGTCGGCGCCCGAGGCAATGTGA
- the hisI gene encoding phosphoribosyl-AMP cyclohydrolase, with amino-acid sequence MKSAIDPNTPPSMNPNWNADGLLPAIAQDVRTGEVLMMAWMNEESLALTLAKKQAIYWSRSRQALWRKGETSGNVQTVVDARLDCDGDTLLLQVDQAGAGACHTGRRTCFFYAPSDGEWQLKEDQGV; translated from the coding sequence ATGAAAAGCGCTATTGATCCCAATACACCGCCCAGCATGAACCCCAATTGGAATGCCGACGGGCTGCTACCTGCCATCGCTCAGGATGTTCGAACGGGCGAGGTTCTCATGATGGCGTGGATGAACGAAGAATCGTTAGCGCTTACCCTCGCGAAAAAGCAGGCCATTTACTGGTCGCGCTCGCGACAAGCGTTGTGGCGCAAAGGTGAGACCTCAGGCAATGTGCAAACCGTCGTTGACGCTCGACTCGATTGCGATGGTGACACATTACTTCTACAAGTTGATCAAGCCGGCGCGGGTGCCTGTCATACGGGTCGCCGAACGTGTTTCTTTTATGCACCCAGTGATGGTGAATGGCAGCTAAAGGAAGATCAGGGTGTCTGA
- the tatB gene encoding Sec-independent protein translocase protein TatB has translation MLDIGFAELLVVSAVALFVVGPDRLPSAIRAISLWLGRVRRGFEEIKADVSRELHNEEVMQALRESRDEVQDLTDVSSALSLDPVSNENADAATDTLESPAINSQADSEKPAP, from the coding sequence ATGTTAGATATTGGTTTTGCCGAGCTTTTAGTCGTCAGCGCGGTGGCTCTTTTCGTTGTGGGCCCGGATCGCTTGCCAAGCGCTATCCGTGCCATCTCGCTATGGCTCGGACGGGTCAGGCGTGGCTTTGAAGAAATTAAAGCGGATGTGAGCCGTGAGCTTCATAACGAAGAAGTGATGCAGGCTCTCAGAGAGAGTCGTGACGAGGTACAAGACCTTACCGATGTTAGTAGTGCGCTATCACTTGACCCCGTTTCAAATGAGAATGCCGATGCGGCGACTGACACACTCGAAAGCCCCGCAATCAACTCACAGGCTGATAGCGAGAAACCTGCTCCGTGA
- a CDS encoding ubiquinone biosynthesis accessory factor UbiJ — protein sequence MQHDPAVIAGVCLAAETAIMRAVDLSTGTRNELQGLHPLTIAISCSSPEIDLYISIDAEGAISIASYREGAATVTLEGSWKDFVGIASAEDPASALINGNIKISGDTVPLMQLQSVMTELDVDWEAPLAETLGPVVGHQLATVIRAITRTSRTTHQRLKRQLSEFILEEGRLSPPKAEQNAFFSAVDDLALRVDRAGSRLKRIKKRLNALHGLNE from the coding sequence ATGCAGCACGATCCAGCTGTCATTGCGGGTGTATGCCTGGCTGCAGAAACGGCCATTATGCGCGCGGTCGATCTGTCGACAGGCACGCGCAATGAGCTCCAGGGCCTTCACCCACTCACCATCGCGATAAGCTGCTCGAGCCCCGAGATAGACCTCTACATTTCTATCGATGCAGAGGGCGCCATCAGTATTGCAAGCTATCGTGAAGGGGCTGCAACCGTCACGCTCGAAGGAAGCTGGAAAGACTTCGTGGGCATTGCTTCTGCCGAGGACCCCGCTTCGGCCTTAATCAACGGCAATATCAAGATCTCGGGCGACACAGTACCGCTGATGCAACTTCAAAGCGTCATGACTGAGTTAGATGTCGATTGGGAAGCACCGCTGGCGGAGACCTTAGGGCCTGTCGTGGGGCATCAGCTGGCGACGGTTATACGTGCGATCACGAGAACGTCCCGCACAACACACCAACGACTTAAGCGGCAATTGAGTGAATTTATTCTTGAAGAGGGCCGTTTATCACCACCCAAAGCCGAACAAAATGCCTTTTTCTCAGCCGTGGATGACCTTGCACTGCGCGTCGACAGAGCGGGCTCGCGTCTAAAGCGTATTAAGAAGCGCCTGAACGCGTTACATGGGTTGAACGAATGA
- the tatC gene encoding twin-arginine translocase subunit TatC has product MPLVAHLRELRDRFRNALIAVFIAFIALFPFANELYTFISEPLRSLLPEGSSMIATEVTSPFLTPFKLSIVLAVFLAMPVILAQVWGFIAPGLYKSEKRIAIPLLTSSVILFYAGVAFAYFVVFPLLFSFFTTVGPGDISVMTDINRYLDFVLKLFFAFGLAFEVPIAAVILILTGVVSAEQLANNRAYVIVGCFVIGMLLTPPDVISQTLLALPMWLLFEVGLIMGRLLKTGDT; this is encoded by the coding sequence ATGCCACTGGTTGCGCATTTGCGCGAACTGAGAGATCGGTTTCGAAATGCGCTCATAGCTGTTTTCATAGCGTTCATTGCACTGTTTCCCTTCGCCAATGAGTTATACACCTTCATTTCAGAGCCCTTGAGAAGTCTACTACCCGAGGGATCTTCAATGATTGCAACCGAGGTAACGTCGCCCTTTTTGACGCCGTTTAAGTTATCGATTGTTCTCGCCGTTTTTCTTGCTATGCCCGTGATTTTGGCCCAAGTTTGGGGTTTCATTGCGCCCGGCTTATATAAGTCGGAAAAGCGCATCGCCATCCCACTGCTCACCTCGAGCGTCATTCTTTTTTACGCAGGCGTTGCCTTTGCTTACTTTGTAGTCTTCCCCCTACTGTTCAGTTTTTTTACAACGGTGGGCCCCGGTGACATTTCGGTAATGACCGATATCAATCGCTATTTGGACTTCGTCTTAAAGCTCTTTTTTGCCTTTGGTTTAGCCTTCGAAGTTCCCATCGCAGCCGTCATACTCATATTGACGGGTGTTGTGTCAGCAGAGCAGCTAGCCAATAACCGCGCCTACGTCATCGTGGGCTGCTTTGTAATAGGCATGCTTTTAACACCTCCCGATGTCATTTCCCAGACGCTGCTCGCCCTCCCAATGTGGCTACTGTTCGAGGTTGGTTTGATCATGGGACGACTACTGAAGACAGGCGATACATGA
- a CDS encoding ABC transporter transmembrane domain-containing protein yields the protein MTDNAATASSDISASKAKSLKPLRELLHFLWPHKSRLIAASLALVFTAMAQLSLGYGIQILIDQGFANSSEDGLRQAVVFMIVVGFAMASGAFIRFYLVSWLGERVSADLRQKVFNNLLTVHPGFYEKNHSGEIMSRITTDTTLLQTLIGSSVSLAARSALTLVGALILMSLTNFKLTLIMLIGVPLTLLPVLYLGRRVRNLSNKSQASIASVGNRAGEVLQSIKIVQSFQREAMEREVFGKEVDTAFKIARKRIQQRAWLMACAIFLFLGGMVGMMWTGGQDVLAGRMSGGDLGAFVFYAVMLGSAFATLSEVWGDLQRAAGAAERLVELLHQDSDILDEGREAITCGQELEASNLRFVYPSRPNTPALHDFNLRIPSGKTLALVGPSGAGKSTIFELLQRFYDPTDGQLTYGGKSLSDYSLAQWRQKLALVPQSPILFSGDITYNIGYGSADASSEQIEAAAEAAYAKEFIERLPNGFKSEIGAQGVQLSGGQRQRIALARAILKNPEILLLDEATSALDTESEHYVQLALSELTRGRTTIVIAHRLSTIMNADAIAVVDNGSVVDVGTHNELLARCGLYQRLASMQFKEPDDKVDETQREIMPAVVVPEAV from the coding sequence ATGACGGATAACGCGGCGACAGCCTCTAGCGATATTTCAGCGTCAAAAGCGAAATCCCTCAAACCGCTTCGCGAGCTGCTCCACTTTTTGTGGCCGCACAAGTCTAGGCTCATTGCGGCCTCATTAGCACTGGTCTTTACCGCCATGGCTCAGCTATCGCTGGGCTACGGAATCCAAATCTTGATCGATCAGGGGTTTGCCAATTCGTCCGAGGACGGGTTACGACAGGCGGTCGTCTTCATGATCGTTGTCGGATTTGCCATGGCAAGTGGCGCGTTTATTCGTTTTTATCTCGTGTCTTGGTTGGGCGAGCGTGTAAGTGCGGATCTCAGACAGAAGGTTTTTAATAATTTACTCACCGTTCACCCTGGGTTTTACGAGAAAAACCATTCCGGTGAAATCATGTCGCGTATCACTACAGACACGACGCTTTTGCAGACGCTCATAGGCTCCTCCGTCAGTCTCGCCGCACGGAGTGCGCTAACGCTGGTGGGTGCGCTCATTTTGATGTCACTAACCAACTTCAAGTTGACGCTGATTATGCTCATTGGCGTTCCGCTTACCTTACTTCCCGTACTGTATCTCGGTCGACGAGTCCGCAACCTTTCCAACAAAAGTCAGGCAAGCATCGCAAGCGTGGGTAATCGCGCCGGTGAGGTCCTGCAATCGATAAAGATTGTTCAGAGTTTTCAGCGCGAGGCGATGGAGCGTGAGGTATTTGGCAAGGAAGTGGATACCGCATTCAAGATTGCACGAAAACGAATTCAGCAGCGCGCCTGGCTCATGGCATGCGCCATTTTCCTATTTTTAGGCGGTATGGTTGGCATGATGTGGACGGGTGGCCAAGACGTGCTCGCTGGAAGAATGAGCGGCGGAGACTTAGGCGCATTTGTTTTTTATGCGGTCATGCTCGGCTCAGCCTTTGCCACGCTTTCAGAGGTGTGGGGCGATTTACAGCGCGCCGCCGGTGCGGCTGAACGCCTCGTTGAGCTGCTCCATCAAGACAGCGACATCCTAGATGAAGGCAGAGAAGCCATCACCTGCGGTCAGGAATTAGAGGCCTCCAATCTCAGGTTTGTCTATCCCTCTCGACCCAACACACCCGCTTTGCATGACTTTAATCTCAGAATCCCAAGCGGTAAAACGCTTGCGCTAGTCGGCCCCTCTGGCGCTGGCAAATCCACTATTTTCGAACTCTTACAGCGTTTTTATGACCCGACTGATGGGCAACTCACCTATGGCGGAAAATCGCTTAGCGACTACTCGCTAGCTCAGTGGCGGCAAAAATTGGCTTTGGTTCCGCAGTCGCCCATCCTGTTCTCCGGTGACATTACGTACAACATTGGTTACGGCAGTGCAGACGCCTCGAGCGAGCAAATAGAGGCCGCCGCTGAAGCAGCTTACGCTAAGGAATTTATTGAACGACTGCCGAACGGATTCAAAAGCGAGATCGGCGCTCAAGGCGTGCAACTATCGGGGGGGCAACGGCAGCGAATAGCACTGGCCCGTGCCATCCTAAAGAATCCCGAAATCTTGCTGCTCGATGAAGCGACAAGTGCGCTAGATACCGAGAGCGAGCATTACGTCCAGCTAGCGCTGAGCGAGTTAACGCGAGGCAGAACGACCATCGTCATCGCCCATCGCCTTTCAACAATTATGAACGCCGATGCGATTGCAGTAGTCGACAATGGTTCGGTTGTTGATGTTGGCACCCACAACGAGCTTTTAGCTCGCTGCGGGCTTTATCAGCGCCTCGCAAGCATGCAATTTAAAGAACCTGACGATAAAGTCGACGAAACTCAGCGTGAGATTATGCCCGCGGTGGTCGTACCTGAAGCAGTCTAG
- the tatA gene encoding twin-arginine translocase TatA/TatE family subunit has product MGFSGIGIWQLLIILAIVILIFGTKRLPGAAKDLGSAITNFREGMKRDNGETTKIEENKDEDAK; this is encoded by the coding sequence ATGGGATTTAGTGGTATCGGAATTTGGCAGCTACTGATCATTCTCGCCATTGTCATCTTAATTTTTGGCACAAAACGTCTACCGGGCGCCGCAAAAGATCTCGGCAGCGCTATCACTAACTTCCGAGAAGGAATGAAGCGTGATAACGGTGAGACCACCAAAATAGAAGAGAACAAAGACGAGGACGCCAAGTAA
- a CDS encoding phosphoribosyl-ATP diphosphatase — protein MSEVLDALALVIAKRRAADPNESYVASLNAKGLNKILEKVGEEAVEVVIAAKDAELAEASNDRLINEVADLVFHTLVMLDRLGISHNEVLDALASRQGLSGLQEKASRNQ, from the coding sequence GTGTCTGAGGTGTTGGACGCCCTCGCGTTAGTTATTGCCAAAAGGCGTGCTGCTGACCCCAACGAATCCTACGTGGCCAGTCTCAACGCCAAAGGCCTGAATAAAATTCTTGAGAAAGTCGGCGAAGAAGCCGTTGAAGTGGTTATTGCAGCCAAAGATGCCGAGTTGGCAGAGGCGTCCAATGACAGATTGATCAATGAAGTCGCCGATCTCGTATTTCACACACTGGTAATGCTTGATCGACTCGGTATCAGTCATAATGAGGTACTGGACGCGCTAGCGTCGAGGCAAGGACTATCAGGGCTTCAAGAGAAGGCCTCCAGAAATCAATAG
- the ubiE gene encoding bifunctional demethylmenaquinone methyltransferase/2-methoxy-6-polyprenyl-1,4-benzoquinol methylase UbiE, giving the protein MSTHENATDDTTDFGFERVRTEEKAGRVREVFDSVASRYDLMNDLMSGGLHRLWKRFTIELSAVRPGQTVLDIAGGTGDLAAKFSKLVGKDGSVILADINSAMLSVGRDRLIDKGALNNISVVQADAQYLPFEDNSIDCITIAFGLRNVTDKAKALASMNRVLKPGGRLLVLEFSKPVSPLLSKIYDTYSFSALPAMGKIITNDSDSYRYLAESIRKHPDQQTLLEMVEDAGFVDCRYHNMTGGIVAVHRGIKG; this is encoded by the coding sequence ATGAGTACACACGAAAACGCGACGGACGACACGACTGACTTCGGATTCGAGCGTGTGAGAACAGAGGAAAAGGCGGGACGTGTTAGAGAGGTTTTTGACTCTGTCGCCTCTCGCTACGACCTCATGAATGATTTGATGTCGGGTGGTCTGCACCGTCTTTGGAAGCGATTCACCATCGAACTGAGTGCGGTCCGACCAGGGCAGACCGTTCTCGATATTGCCGGTGGTACAGGCGACCTAGCGGCAAAATTTTCAAAGCTTGTTGGCAAGGACGGAAGTGTCATCCTTGCGGATATCAACTCCGCCATGCTCTCGGTTGGACGGGATCGTCTTATCGATAAAGGCGCACTCAACAACATCAGCGTCGTTCAGGCGGATGCACAGTATCTCCCCTTTGAAGACAACAGCATCGACTGCATCACGATTGCTTTTGGCTTGAGGAATGTGACTGACAAAGCCAAAGCGCTCGCGTCGATGAATCGCGTACTCAAACCCGGAGGTCGCCTGCTCGTTTTAGAGTTCTCTAAGCCGGTCTCACCCCTTTTGTCTAAAATCTACGATACCTATTCATTTTCTGCATTGCCCGCGATGGGCAAGATCATTACCAACGACTCCGACAGTTACCGATACCTCGCTGAATCGATCAGAAAGCACCCTGATCAACAAACGTTGCTGGAGATGGTGGAGGATGCGGGCTTTGTTGACTGCCGTTATCACAACATGACTGGCGGCATCGTCGCAGTGCATAGAGGTATCAAGGGCTAA